Proteins encoded within one genomic window of Rossellomorea vietnamensis:
- a CDS encoding YkuS family protein yields MRIGVEQSLTNVVEALRAQGHEVVELKQESDANGCDCCVVTGMDTDVMGIQNVATQGPVIEASGLSADQICQEVESRLQ; encoded by the coding sequence ATGAGAATTGGTGTTGAACAATCCTTAACTAACGTTGTTGAAGCCTTACGGGCACAGGGGCATGAAGTAGTGGAGCTTAAGCAGGAATCAGATGCAAACGGGTGTGACTGCTGTGTCGTGACAGGAATGGATACAGATGTAATGGGTATTCAAAATGTAGCGACTCAAGGCCCTGTCATCGAAGCAAGCGGACTGAGTGCCGATCAAATCTGCCAAGAAGTCGAAAGCAGACTGCAATAA